A window from Candidatus Cloacimonadota bacterium encodes these proteins:
- the lysS gene encoding lysine--tRNA ligase, translated as MQNENQLIKARKEKLQKLIEMGINPYPAKAKRTYLISDILTEPEKFIEEEINVEIVGRIHSLRKMGKASFFHIEDKSGKIQIYIRRDDIGEKNYTIFKQSDLGDFVNIFGKVFRTQTGELSIHADKFSFLTKSIRPLPIVKEKEAEGKKVVYDQFVDKELRYRKRYLDLLLNPEVKETFITRSKIIKMMREFLDKKDFIEVETPILQPLYGGAAAQPFITKHNKLDMNLYLRIADELYLKRLIIGGFEKVYEVCKDFRNEGMDRMHNPEFTMIELYQAYADYNDIMNLVEEMLTEIAVEICPDTIGMKFEYDGNKIDLTKPWKRVSITSLIKEYANIDIEKLSLEEMLKFCKEHEIELETKTYGKVIDEIFKQVVEPNLIQPTFVIDYPKEISPLAKSRPDNPQIVERFEVFIGGLEIGNAFTELNDPIDQRARLEDQAKKRKLGDLSANQVDEDFLEAMEYGMPPTGGLGLGVDRIVMLFTNSHSIKDVIFFPQMRNV; from the coding sequence ATGCAAAACGAAAATCAATTAATCAAAGCAAGGAAAGAGAAATTGCAAAAACTCATTGAAATGGGCATAAATCCATATCCAGCAAAAGCAAAAAGGACTTATCTTATTAGTGATATTTTAACCGAACCTGAAAAATTTATAGAGGAAGAAATAAATGTTGAAATAGTTGGTAGAATCCACTCTCTACGGAAAATGGGTAAAGCAAGTTTTTTTCATATAGAAGATAAATCCGGCAAGATACAAATATATATCCGCCGAGATGATATTGGTGAAAAAAATTACACAATTTTTAAACAATCTGATCTTGGTGACTTTGTTAATATTTTCGGAAAGGTCTTTCGCACCCAAACTGGCGAACTGTCTATTCATGCTGATAAATTTAGTTTTCTTACAAAGTCTATTCGTCCTTTACCAATTGTAAAAGAAAAAGAAGCAGAGGGCAAAAAGGTTGTTTATGACCAATTTGTTGATAAAGAACTCCGTTATCGTAAACGCTATTTAGATTTACTCCTCAATCCTGAAGTAAAGGAGACCTTTATTACCCGCAGTAAAATTATCAAGATGATGCGAGAATTCCTTGATAAAAAAGATTTTATTGAAGTGGAAACTCCAATTCTCCAGCCTTTATATGGCGGTGCAGCAGCACAACCATTCATCACAAAGCACAATAAATTGGATATGAATTTGTATCTCAGAATTGCAGATGAGCTTTATCTGAAAAGACTTATTATTGGCGGTTTTGAAAAAGTTTATGAAGTTTGCAAAGACTTCCGCAACGAAGGAATGGATAGGATGCATAATCCAGAATTCACAATGATTGAGCTTTATCAGGCTTATGCTGATTATAATGATATTATGAATTTGGTTGAAGAAATGCTAACAGAGATTGCAGTTGAAATTTGTCCCGATACAATCGGGATGAAATTTGAATACGATGGAAACAAAATTGATTTGACCAAGCCGTGGAAAAGAGTCTCTATAACTTCATTAATAAAAGAATATGCTAATATTGATATTGAGAAATTGAGCCTTGAGGAAATGTTGAAATTTTGTAAAGAGCATGAAATTGAATTAGAGACAAAAACTTATGGAAAAGTGATTGATGAGATTTTCAAGCAAGTTGTTGAGCCAAATTTAATTCAGCCAACTTTTGTAATAGATTATCCAAAGGAAATTTCTCCATTAGCAAAATCAAGACCAGACAATCCGCAAATAGTTGAGCGGTTTGAAGTATTTATAGGTGGATTGGAAATTGGAAATGCATTTACAGAATTGAATGACCCTATTGACCAGAGAGCAAGATTAGAAGACCAGGCTAAAAAAAGAAAATTAGGAGACCTTTCTGCAAATCAAGTTGATGAAGATTTCTTGGAAGCAATGGAATACGGAATGCCTCCAACAGGTGGACTTGGCTTGGGTGTGGATAGGATTGTTATGCTTTTTACTAATTCGCATTCAATAAAAGATGTAATATTCTTTCCTCAGATGAGGAATGTGTGA
- the prfB gene encoding peptide chain release factor 2 (programmed frameshift): MDLNLFSKEVEEIQNRIFELQRYLEGEKKKDEIDRLEKEITKPNFWDDQENAKRISEKISDLKEEIGISEKITNAYEELETYLNILKEEYDTELAAEAENKLSNIRKFIDKLELQLLLNGATDKNDAILVIHPGAGGTESHDWAKMLFRMYLRWVEMRNYKVEILDKQPGDEAGIKSATLEIKGKYAYGYLKSETGVHRLVRISPFDSNKRRHTSFASVFVYPEVEDSIEVETKEADLRIDTFRSSGAGGQHVNKVSSAVRITHIPTGIVSQCQSERSQFQNKENAMKVLKARLYQYYKEKKDAKKQKLESKKKKIEWGSQIRSYVFQPYSMVKDHRTNVQTGNVQAVMDGNIDLFINAFLKMK, encoded by the exons ATGGATTTAAATCTATTTTCAAAAGAGGTTGAAGAAATACAAAATAGAATCTTTGAACTGCAGAGGTATCTT GAAGGTGAGAAGAAGAAAGATGAAATTGACAGATTAGAAAAGGAGATAACCAAGCCTAATTTTTGGGATGACCAGGAAAATGCAAAGAGAATCTCTGAAAAAATCAGTGACCTCAAAGAAGAGATAGGAATTTCTGAAAAGATAACAAACGCATATGAGGAATTAGAGACTTATCTTAACATACTTAAGGAAGAATATGATACGGAATTAGCTGCGGAAGCAGAAAATAAATTATCTAATATACGAAAATTCATAGACAAATTAGAATTGCAATTACTTTTAAACGGTGCGACTGATAAAAATGATGCTATACTTGTCATACATCCTGGGGCCGGTGGGACAGAATCACATGATTGGGCTAAAATGCTTTTTCGGATGTACCTTCGCTGGGTAGAGATGCGAAACTATAAGGTTGAAATTCTTGATAAACAGCCTGGTGATGAGGCAGGAATAAAATCTGCAACTCTGGAAATCAAAGGCAAATATGCTTATGGATATTTGAAGTCAGAAACTGGCGTTCATCGCCTTGTGCGAATCTCCCCATTTGATTCAAATAAAAGAAGGCATACATCCTTTGCTTCTGTTTTTGTCTATCCAGAGGTAGAAGATTCTATTGAAGTTGAAACTAAAGAAGCTGATTTGCGAATTGATACTTTCCGGTCAAGCGGTGCTGGTGGACAGCATGTTAACAAGGTGAGTAGTGCGGTAAGAATCACACATATTCCCACTGGTATAGTTTCACAATGCCAATCCGAACGTTCTCAATTTCAAAATAAAGAGAATGCAATGAAAGTCTTAAAAGCTCGTCTCTATCAATATTATAAAGAGAAAAAAGATGCGAAAAAACAAAAATTAGAAAGCAAAAAGAAAAAGATAGAATGGGGTAGTCAAATCCGTTCCTATGTTTTTCAACCATATTCAATGGTAAAAGACCACCGAACCAATGTCCAGACCGGCAATGTCCAAGCGGTGATGGACGGAAATATTGACCTATTTATAAATGCTTTTCTAAAGATGAAATAA
- a CDS encoding HD domain-containing protein gives KNGDAYRTRPEYKKELKGLFAIDRDRILYSGAYRRYQGKTQVVYFSNLFDEEMSNRSLHTTYVSQIARSIGKNLHLNIELLEAISLGHDLGHPPFGHDGEEVLNECCLKHNIGRFHHNVESLHIVDNISNGGRGLNLTFQVRDGIISHDGEVHDEKLQPNREKTEVDIQKFIQEMKEKDTTTLPGTLEGCVVRISDTIAYIGQDIEDAIRLGFLTREELPKDAVQILGSTNDEIMNSLIASVVVNSYGNNYVAFDKKTSDALYKLKKFNYQKIYTHPKIEEEKQIIQRGMHILFEKYLSDLSNNRKGSKIFHQFLNHKNKEYCSNYSEPEKVRDFIATMTDRYFNQELKDYLIPERTEEHFKIKKQR, from the coding sequence CTAAAAATGGCGATGCATATCGTACTCGTCCTGAATATAAAAAAGAACTGAAAGGTCTATTTGCTATTGACCGTGACCGCATACTGTATAGTGGAGCATATCGGCGTTATCAAGGCAAAACACAGGTTGTATATTTCTCAAATCTTTTTGATGAGGAGATGTCCAACCGTAGCTTGCATACTACTTATGTATCTCAAATCGCAAGAAGTATTGGGAAAAATTTACACTTAAATATAGAATTGCTTGAAGCAATTTCATTAGGTCATGATTTAGGTCATCCACCATTTGGGCATGATGGCGAAGAGGTTCTTAACGAATGTTGTCTCAAACATAATATTGGCAGATTTCATCATAATGTTGAAAGCCTGCACATTGTTGATAACATATCAAATGGAGGGAGAGGACTTAATCTTACTTTTCAAGTAAGAGATGGAATTATATCTCACGATGGTGAAGTTCATGATGAGAAATTGCAACCTAATCGGGAAAAAACTGAAGTAGATATTCAGAAATTTATACAAGAGATGAAGGAAAAAGATACAACAACTCTACCAGGTACTTTAGAAGGCTGCGTAGTCAGGATTTCTGATACTATTGCATATATTGGGCAGGATATTGAGGATGCTATCAGGCTCGGCTTCCTAACTCGTGAAGAGTTGCCAAAAGATGCTGTGCAAATACTTGGTTCAACTAATGATGAAATTATGAACTCATTAATTGCCAGCGTTGTTGTTAATAGTTATGGCAATAATTATGTGGCTTTTGATAAAAAAACCTCGGATGCTCTTTACAAACTTAAAAAATTCAACTATCAAAAAATTTATACTCATCCGAAAATTGAAGAAGAGAAGCAAATCATACAAAGAGGAATGCATATCTTATTTGAAAAATACCTATCGGATCTGTCTAATAATAGAAAAGGCTCAAAAATTTTCCATCAATTTCTTAATCATAAAAATAAAGAATACTGCTCCAATTATAGTGAGCCAGAGAAAGTAAGAGATTTTATTGCGACTATGACGGATAGATATTTTAATCAGGAATTAAAAGATTATTTAATACCTGAAAGGACTGAAGAACATTTCAAAATAAAAAAGCAAAGATAA
- a CDS encoding dGTP triphosphohydrolase, producing the protein MKEKEKYLEEIFYKTMQDEGQHFSPFATKNGDAYRTRPEYKKELKGLFAIDRDRILYSGAYRRYQGKTQV; encoded by the coding sequence ATGAAAGAAAAAGAAAAATACCTGGAAGAAATATTCTACAAAACAATGCAAGATGAGGGGCAACATTTCTCCCCATTTGCAACTAAAAATGGCGATGCATATCGTACTCGTCCTGAATATAAAAAAGAACTGAAAGGTCTATTTGCTATTGACCGTGACCGCATACTGTATAGTGGAGCATATCGGCGTTATCAAGGCAAAACACAGGT
- a CDS encoding cold shock domain-containing protein, with protein MKGKVKWFSKNKGYGFITGEDGKEYFVHWQSIQGEGYKTLIEDDNVEFKATETEKGIQAIEVSRINSPDTE; from the coding sequence ATGAAAGGAAAAGTTAAATGGTTTAGTAAAAATAAAGGCTATGGCTTTATTACAGGAGAAGATGGAAAGGAATACTTTGTCCACTGGCAGTCTATACAGGGAGAAGGCTATAAGACTTTAATTGAAGATGATAATGTTGAATTCAAGGCAACTGAGACAGAAAAGGGTATTCAGGCTATTGAAGTATCAAGAATCAATTCACCCGATACAGAATAA
- a CDS encoding DUF523 domain-containing protein, whose amino-acid sequence MRKNLLISACLVGINCRYDGENQKNLNIMRLAKDYNLIPVCPEQLGGLPTPRSPSWFIKGNGVDTNKGLNNMQNEDGKDVSKNFRNGAKETLKICKLLDIKNAVLKEDSPSCGLKKIYLKEKLTDGKGVTASLLIKNGIKVITEDEIRSMNERKS is encoded by the coding sequence GTGAGAAAAAATTTATTAATAAGTGCATGTTTGGTAGGTATCAATTGTAGATATGATGGAGAAAACCAGAAAAATCTTAATATAATGCGACTGGCAAAGGATTACAATTTGATTCCAGTGTGTCCAGAGCAATTAGGTGGATTACCCACACCGCGTTCTCCTTCCTGGTTTATTAAAGGAAATGGTGTTGACACAAACAAAGGACTGAATAACATGCAAAATGAAGATGGTAAAGATGTCTCAAAAAATTTCAGAAATGGAGCAAAAGAGACTCTAAAAATATGCAAATTATTAGACATAAAAAATGCTGTTCTTAAAGAAGACAGTCCATCTTGTGGCCTTAAAAAAATCTATTTAAAGGAAAAATTGACAGACGGAAAAGGTGTAACCGCTTCTTTGCTTATAAAGAATGGCATAAAAGTCATAACTGAAGATGAAATAAGGAGTATGAATGAAAGGAAAAGTTAA